A single region of the Mercenaria mercenaria strain notata chromosome 6, MADL_Memer_1, whole genome shotgun sequence genome encodes:
- the LOC123548369 gene encoding uncharacterized protein LOC123548369, producing MYITGIVFVLSCLVLGVPARGGTFMCRTCHNVKDPSSCTTFERCHEHESCVTQVHSMNNEYVFTKSCKESHHTCDHNQDLLLGKRQGPHHEHGQLVCQKCCHTSGCGSDLCSTYFTAANTHAPATTISVVDSACRDYESATFQCAELEKYNFCTDTSSVGYAIAHDKCAKHCGFCSPYWTVSHVTMAPTTTTTHLPPVTMKPTTTMSSDFSTTMVGGISPVVVNVNITATISSGDCADNDDPTLTCADMQRFGFCSSDSGAGYTFAKERCRKTCQFC from the exons TGGTACTAGGAGTTCCGGCTCGTGGAGGGACTTTTATGTGTCGAACCTGCCATAACGTCAAGGACCCCAGTAGCTGCACAACTTTTGAGAGGTGCCACGAACACGAA TCGTGTGTAACACAAGTGCATAGCATGAACAATGAGTATGTCTTCACCAAAAGTTGCAAGGAGTCACATCAT ACTTGTGATCATAATCAGGACCTCCTCCTTGGAAAAAGGCAAGGGCCGCACCATGAGCACGGTCAACTCGTGTGTCAGAAATGCTGCCACACTTCGGGATGTGGCAGTGACCTATGTT cGACATATTTTACTGCAGCAAATACGCATGCCCCGGCGACCACGATTTCAGTAGTCG ATAGTGCATGTAGAGACTACGAGAGCGCCACATTCCAGTGCGCTGAATTAGAAAAGTACAATTTCTGCACAGACACCTCTAGCGTAGGGTATGCTATCGCGCACGATAAATGTGCGAAACATTGTGGTTTCTGCAGCCCATATTGGACGGTGAGCCATGTAACAATGGCACCAACTACTACAACAACACATCTTCCACCCGTAACAATGAAACCAACTACCACAA TGTCTAGCGACTTCTCAACTACCATGGTTGGCGGTATCTCTCCTGTGGTTGTTAACGTCAACATCACGGCGACGATTTCCTCTGGCGATTGCGCTGATAATGATGATCCTACATTAACTTGTGCTGACATGCAGAGGTTTGGATTTTGCTCCTCGGACTCTGGAGCTGGTTACACGTTTGCGAAGGAAAGATGTAGAAAAACATGTCAGTTCTGTTAG